One part of the Torulaspora delbrueckii CBS 1146 chromosome 8, complete genome genome encodes these proteins:
- the ILM1 gene encoding Ilm1p (similar to Saccharomyces cerevisiae ILM1 (YJR118C); ancestral locus Anc_7.504): MAAISSFNGLFFRVAMLFALAFFCFKNVNSILQNSYMAVFTQAMNLPALSMSQYSAQLGLFGILFLFAAVSDLIPLLERNQKYFNSVVPFRLFMFFTLAGLAYLWESNLYLHNNVVFTYCFIEVWVNFIVLGALREERNEQFKSSNQFSSQAIIVEESENNDEDSEVLTSVQEIEQIVEIMDE; this comes from the coding sequence ATGGCAGCAATTTCCTCCTTCAATGGGCTATTCTTTAGAGTGGCAATGCTGTTTGCCCTTGCCTTTTTCTGTTTCAAGAATGTAAATAGTATTCTGCAAAACTCATACATGGCCGTTTTCACTCAAGCAATGAATCTACCAGCATTGAGCATGTCACAGTATAGTGCCCAATTGGGTCTATTTGGAATTTTATTCCTATTTGCAGCGGTCAGTGATCTGATCCCCCTGCTAGAGCGCAATCAAAAGTACTTTAATTCTGTGGTACCCTTCAGATTATTCATGTTTTTCACCTTGGCTGGATTGGCCTACCTTTGGGAATCGAATTTATACTTACACAACAATGTGGTATTCACATACTGTTTTATTGAAGTTTGGGTCAATTTTATTGTCCTAGGAGCCctaagagaagaaagaaatgaacAATTCAAAAGCTCGAATCAATTTTCCAGCCAAGCAATCATAGTCGAAGAATCGGAGAACAACGATGAGGACTCTGAAGTTTTAACCAGTgtccaagaaattgagcaaattgttgaaattatGGATGAATGA
- the IBA57 gene encoding Iba57p (similar to Saccharomyces cerevisiae CAF17 (YJR122W); ancestral locus Anc_7.508), with translation MILRNRCLLLTRRGLSTSNDRGLLRFSRTNNKSYLKVRGPDSPKFLNGLLTSKVIPFFVKKNLTTINPDEEELTNTVFEFDETQTNWGVYNEMSYNGAYISRFGQYAGILNSKGKLITDTILYPAPLSSADAKVMRYPTYLLEFDASIVDYIQDLFNIHKLTSKVKIKKANDLISWDLSLQLPPEPTNPWVTNLLDPSTTTKTPEDALAFAQELVSAFFQGSEDQIIALYIERRTDEILETNGKAPQMLRVVTTSDTQNVSKIFNPVGLPYPCSIEEVDQSFFRESRFEAGFVDSTSDFKPESLLPLELNFDYLPNAVSADKGCYMGQELTARTLATGILRKRLVPVTLTNTDALTSNAKYHDIMLDSQLTTTTTTTTSSSSPFGVAPSKPRQRPAGSLIAHQGNLGVAILRTEHFKLAFDQPQDKVLFHIAGTPVGVIPKKPFWLEEQ, from the coding sequence ATGATCCTGAGGAATAGATGCCTGCTACTGACTCGTAGAGGCCTGTCCACTTCAAACGATAGAGGTTTGTTGCGATTCAGTCGAACGAACAATAAATCCTACCTCAAGGTACGCGGACCAGATTCACCAAAGTTCCTAAATGGATTGCTCACTTCCAAAGTAATACCGTTCtttgtgaagaagaatcttACGACTATAAACcctgacgaagaagaactcaCCAATACTGTATTTGAGTTCGATGAGACCCAGACCAATTGGGGCGTTTACAATGAGATGAGTTACAATGGAGCATATATTTCGAGATTTGGCCAATATGCAGGTATTCTGAACAGTAAGGGCAAATTGATTACCGATACTATTCTTTATCCCGCGCCTCTATCCAGCGCCGATGCCAAGGTGATGAGATACCCAACATATTTATTGGAATTCGATGCGTCTATTGTGGATTATATCCAGGACCTATTCAATATCCATAAGCTCACTAGCAAAGTCAAGATCAAAAAGGCGAACGACCTAATCTCATGGGATCTGAGCTTACAATTACCGCCAGAGCCCACAAATCCGTGGGTGACAAATCTGCTAGATCCCAGCACCACGACAAAAACGCCTGAAGATGCACTTGCATTTGCCCAAGAATTAGTATCAGCATTTTTCCAAGGAAGCGAGGATCAGATTATAGCATTGTACATTGAGAGGCGAACAGATGAGATCCTCGAGACCAATGGTAAGGCACCCCAAATGCTTAGAGTTGTTACAACTTCGGACACTCAGAACGTatcaaagatcttcaacCCCGTCGGACTACCCTATCCCtgctcaattgaagaagtagatcaatctttcttcagAGAATCAAGATTCGAAGCAGGTTTTGTCGATAGCACTTCCGATTTCAAACCCGAAAGCCTTCTACCACTGGAACTAAACTTCGACTACTTACCAAATGCAGTGAGTGCTGACAAAGGTTGCTACATGGGTCAAGAATTGACTGCGAGAACTTTAGCCACTGGTATCCTCCGGAAGCGGTTAGTACCGGTAACTCTCACGAACACAGACGCCCTAACTTCAAACGCGAAATACCATGATATCATGCTAGATTCACAGCTCACTACAACTAcaacaaccacaacaagttcaagttcACCCTTCGGTGTTGCACCAAGTAAGCCGCGTCAGAGACCCGCAGGGTCTCTGATAGCGCATCAAGGAAACTTGGGCGTCGCAATATTAAGAACTGAACATTTCAAGCTGGCCTTCGACCAGCCACAAGACAAGGTTTTATTCCACATAGCGGGAACTCCAGTAGGTGTAATACCAAAGAAACCATTCTGGCTCGAAGAGCAGTAA
- the ATP2 gene encoding F1F0 ATP synthase subunit beta (similar to Saccharomyces cerevisiae ATP2 (YJR121W); ancestral locus Anc_7.507), translating to MVLIPKTSRVALQAATRFASVRGLATAAPLAGKVRAVIGAIVDVQFEQENLPAILNALEIERPGGKLVLEVAQHMGENTVRTIAMDGTEGLVRGEKVSDTGAPISVPVGPETLGRIINVIGEPIDERGPINSKETRPIHAEPPSFVEQSTNAEVLETGIKVVDLLAPYARGGKIGLFGGAGVGKTVFIQELINNIAKAHGGFSVFTGVGERTREGNDLYREMRETGVINLEGESKVALVFGQMNEPPGARARVALTGLTIAEYFRDVEGQDVLLFIDNIFRFTQAGSEVSALLGRIPSAVGYQPTLATDMGLLQERITTTKKGSVTSVQAVYVPADDLTDPAPATTFAHLDATTVLSRGISELGIYPAVDPLDSKSRLLDAAVVGQEHYDVATKVQETLQAYKSLQDIIAILGMDELSEGDKLTVERARKIQRFLSQPFAVAEVFTGIQGKLVRLKDTISSFKAVLDGKYDHLPENAFYMVGGIEDVVAKAEKMAASD from the coding sequence ATGGTCTTGATTCCTAAAACTTCTCGTGTGGCTTTGCAAGCTGCTACACGCTTTGCCTCTGTTAGAGGTCTAGCTACTGCTGCTCCTTTGGCCGGTAAGGTTAGAGCTGTCATTGGTGCTATTGTGGATGTGCAATTCGAGCAAGAAAACTTGCCTGCTATTTTGAACGCTTTGGAGATTGAGAGACCAGGTGGTAAATTGGTCTTGGAAGTTGCTCAACATATGGGTGAAAACACTGTGAGAACCATTGCTATGGATGGTACCGAAGGTTTGGTCCGTGGTGAAAAAGTTTCTGACACTGGTGCTCCAATTTCTGTCCCAGTTGGTCCAGAGACTTTGGGTAGAATTATCAACGTTATTGGTGAGCCAATTGACGAAAGAGGTCCAATCAACTCTAAGGAGACTAGACCAATTCACGCTGAACCACCATCTTTCGTTGAACAATCCACTAATGCTGAAGTTTTGGAGACTGGTATTAAAGTTGTCGATTTGTTGGCCCCTTACGCTAGAGGTGGTAAGATTGGTTTGTTCGGTGGTGCCGGTGTCGGTAAGACCGTTTTCATCCAAGAATTGATTAACAACATCGCTAAGGCTCACGGTGGTTTCTCCGTGTTCACTGGTGTCGGTGAAAGAACCAGAGAAGGTAACGATTTGTACCGTGAAATGAGAGAAACTGGTGTTATCAACTTGGAAGGTGAATCCAAGGTCGCTTTGGTTTTCGGTCAAATGAACGAACCACCAGGAGCTAGAGCTAGAGTCGCCTTGACCGGTTTGACCATTGCTGAATACTTCAGAGATGTCGAAGGTCAAGATGTCTTGTTGTTTATTGACAACATTTTCAGATTCACCCAAGCTGGTTCTGAAGTGTCTGCTTTGTTGGGTCGTATTCCATCTGCTGTCGGTTATCAACCAACTTTGGCTACCGATATGGGTTTGctacaagaaagaattacTACCACTAAGAAGGGTTCTGTTACTTCTGTGCAAGCCGTTTACGTGCCAGCCGATGATTTGACTGATCCTGCTCCAGCTACCACTTTCGCGCATTTGGATGCTACCACTGTGTTGTCCAGAGGTATCTCTGAATTGGGTATTTACCCAGCTGTCGACCCATTGGATTCCAAATCTAGATTGTTGGACGCCGCTGTTGTTGGTCAAGAACATTACGATGTTGCTACCAAGGTTCAAGAAACTCTACAAGCTTACAAGTCTTTGCAAGATATCATTGCAATTTTGGGTATGGATGAATTGTCTGAAGGTGACAAATTGACCGTCGAAAGAgcaagaaaaattcaaagattcttgTCTCAACCATTCGCCGTCGCCGAAGTTTTCACCGGTATCCAAGGTAAGTTGGTTAGATTGAAGGAcaccatttcttctttcaaagctgtTCTTGATGGTAAGTACGATCATCTACCAGAAAATGCCTTCTACATGGTTGGTGGTATTGAAGATGTCGTCGCCAAGGCTGAAAAGATGGCCGCTTCTGATTAG
- the PRO3 gene encoding pyrroline-5-carboxylate reductase (similar to Saccharomyces cerevisiae PRO3 (YER023W); ancestral locus Anc_7.506): MGYTLVILGCGVMGQALLSAIYNAPKADSEEIAKLYPSTIITCNHDEPSAKQVDKLLATFDESPNAIKVSSTYGQNQDAIDKASVVILATKPFLVEKVLSGVQEQIKGKLIISLAAGWTIDQLTQYTEKVSRVMTNTPAKYGYGCAVVSHSSGINNDDKAIVSQLVSHVGKYIELPEKNMDAATALVGSGPAFVLLMIESLMESGIQMGIPLKESKECALKVLEGTVKMVEKSGEHPSVLKHQVCTPGGTTIAGLCVMEDKGVKSGIIRGVEEAAKVAAKLGKK, translated from the coding sequence atgggATATACGTTAGTAATTCTGGGATGTGGTGTTATGGGCCAAGCACTCTTGTCCGCCATTTACAATGCTCCAAAAGCAgatagtgaagaaattgcaaaattGTACCCTTCGACAATCATCACCTGTAACCATGATGAGCCAAGTGCTAAGCAAGTGGACAAGCTATTAGCTACGTTCGATGAGTCACCCAATGCGATTAAAGTCAGCTCTACCTATGGACAGAACCAGGACGCAATTGACAAGGCAAGCGTTGTGATCCTTGCCACTAAACCTTTCCTAGTCGAAAAAGTGCTTTCAGGTGTCCAAGAGCAGATCAAGGGTAAACTTATAATCTCTTTGGCAGCCGGCTGGaccattgatcaattgacacAATACACTGAGAAGGTGTCCCGTGTTATGACCAACACGCCTGCCAAATACGGTTATGGTTGTGCAGTTGTTTCACACTCCAGCGGAATCaacaatgatgataagGCTATTGTTTCCCAATTGGTTAGCCATGTGGGTAAATACATCGAATTGCCTGAGAAGAACATGGATGCCGCCACTGCACTAGTTGGATCGGGCCCTGCATTCGTGCTATTGATGATCGAATCATTGATGGAAAGTGGTATTCAAATGGGTATtccattgaaagaaagtAAAGAGTGCgctttgaaagttttagAAGGAACCGTCAAGATGGTTGAAAAGTCAGGCGAACATCCAAGTGTTTTAAAACACCAAGTTTGTACACCTGGTGGAACCACTATCGCCGGTTTGTGTGTTATGGAAGACAAAGGCGTCAAGAGTGGTATCATCCGcggtgttgaagaagccgCCAAAGTAGCCGCCAAGCTAGGTAAGAAATAG
- the JHD2 gene encoding histone demethylase (similar to Saccharomyces cerevisiae JHD2 (YJR119C); ancestral locus Anc_7.505): MESIPTLRPTIREFANPIEYLSESKVQRLGHKYGMVKIVPPEGFHPHFSINRDSFKFNVRVQNLAELNILNRSRMFFMKQLNNFNRAKRIKKSERLVKPYIEATENQKIYLYDLFIMVVKGSGTLSSDSTPTQVSRRKRGRGSPEETSAQAHASLPPLTDIMSDGNLWRAISRKLRIPVKLLQDAFEQYISSYYNYLAAQTKAHGSSQFSKLLYNEEYPKSLLSDDDVEPSGSDDDESEDEGCLVCDRSNKPTKIILCDACDKPFHLYCLSPPLTSIPKGEWICNNCIVGNGYYGFKEESHFYTLSEFQKRCNSRETELTVDPVSGRKLSVEKLEQKFWNYVDDMEKSITVKYGADINGVSPGEISGFPSSHYIPEDLPISEREDFNQYTKHPMNLLNLPNAKGSLLPMFDRRISGMTVPWIYVGSTFSTFCWHLEDQYTLSANYQHEGAPKIWYSIPEYACHQFNSLMKSLAPDLFDKQPDLLHQLVTLVSPYDKRFQDAKITCFKAVQNPNEYIVTFPKCYHAGFNSGYNFNEAVNFTLDSWVPYGIEAIGDYQLTGKQCVFDMFELMLNVVIEFLKGKSSFQEELVRTCYLELLNVLNSKNKMIKQLPEVSVNPSFLKRIVRNDDWKLKENNLPSPKAEEDQSMLSDLHNMPDSVDFDVFCSKCHTICFLAFMIHYKRPNPRKRRKLHSFTVTQINELKGDKDLEVLCLKDYLALVEQSYGTHDNDKFNDNDNDDPFKNDELNYIRDPQEVRDILSAASPKIERARI; encoded by the coding sequence ATGGAATCCATACCCACTTTGCGTCCCACCATTAGGGAATTTGCTAATCCGATTGAATACCTGTCGGAGTCGAAGGTGCAGCGACTCGGTCATAAATATGGTATGGTAAAGATAGTACCACCCGAAGGTTTCCATCcacatttttcaatcaataGGGATTCATTTAAGTTCAATGTGAGAGTCCAAAATTTAGCCGAGCTTAATATCCTGAATAGAAGCCGAATGTTCTTTATGAAGCAACTTAATAATTTTAACAGAGCAAAGAGAATTAAAAAATCAGAGAGACTTGTTAAACCATACATTGAAGCTACAGaaaatcaaaagatttaCCTCtatgatcttttcatcatggTTGTCAAGGGCTCCGGTACACTCTCAAGCGATAGCACTCCAACTCAggtttcaagaagaaaacgtGGACGAGGTTCTCCGGAAGAGACGTCTGCTCAAGCCCATGCTTCGTTACCTCCTTTGACGGATATTATGTCAGATGGGAATCTCTGGAGGGCAATTTCTCGAAAACTGCGGATACCTGTAAAATTATTACAGGATGCCTTTGAGCAGTATATCTCCAGCTATTACAATTATCTTGCAGCGCAAACGAAAGCCCACGGATCTAGtcaattttcaaagctgcTCTACAACGAAGAGTACCCAAAATCCTTGCTCAGTGACGATGATGTGGAGCCATCAGGGTCAGATGACGATGAGAGTGAGGATGAAGGATGTCTTGTATGTGATCGTTCTAACAAACCGACCAAAATCATATTATGTGACGCATGCGATAAGCCGTTTCACCTTTATTGCCTCTCTCCACCTTTGACGTCTATACCCAAGGGAGAGTGGATTTGCAACAATTGCATTGTTGGGAACGGCTATTATGGCTTTAAGGAGGAAAGTCATTTTTACACTCTTTCCGAGTTTCAGAAACGCTGTAACTCTAGGGAAACAGAGCTCACTGTTGATCCAGTTAGCGGTCGGAAGCTTTCAGTAGAAAAACTGGAACAAAAATTCTGGAATTATGTCGATGATATGGAAAAATCAATAACCGTGAAGTATGGTGCAGATATTAACGGTGTTTCTCCGGGAGAGATATCGGGATTCCCCAGCTCTCACTATATACCAGAAGATTTGCCGATCTCAGAGAGAGAGGATTTTAACCAATACACAAAGCATCCGATGAACCTATTAAACCTTCCCAACGCAAAGGGTTCACTATTACCGATGTTTGATAGAAGGATTTCAGGTATGACAGTTCCATGGATTTATGTGGGTTCCACTTTTTCCACATTTTGTTGGCATTTGGAGGATCAATACACCTTAAGTGCGAATTATCAACATGAAGGTGCTCCTAAGATATGGTATAGTATACCAGAGTATGCTTGCCACCAGTTTAATAGTCTGATGAAAAGCCTGGCGCCCGATCTTTTTGATAAGCAACCGGACTTGCTACATCAACTGGTCACATTGGTATCGCCCTACGATAAGAGATTTCAAGACGCTAAGATTACCTGTTTCAAGGCGGTTCAAAATCCAAACGAGTATATTGTAACATTCCCCAAATGCTATCATGCTGGTTTCAATAGTGGCTATAATTTTAATGAAGCAGTTAACTTCACACTGGATTCATGGGTACCGTACGGCATAGAAGCAATCGGAGACTATCAACTTACCGGTAAGCAATGTGTCTTCGATATGTTTGAGCTGATGCTGAATGTTGTCATCGAGTTTCTGAAAGGTAAGTCGTCATTTCAGGAGGAGCTTGTAAGAACATGTTATCTCGAACTTCTTAACGTCttaaattcaaagaataaaatGATCAAACAGCTACCTGAAGTATCTGTAAATCCAAGCTTTCTCAAGAGAATTGTGAGGAATGATGATTGGAAATTAAAGGAGAATAATTTGCCATCGCCAAAAGCTGAGGAAGATCAATCGATGCTCTCCGATTTACATAACATGCCTGACTCGGTTGACTTCGACGTCTTTTGCTCAAAATGCCATACAATTTGTTTTCTAGCTTTCATGATACACTACAAGAGACCAAATCCGCgcaagagaagaaagcttcatTCCTTTACGGTTACTCAGATTAATGAGCTGAAAGGTGATAAGGACTTAGAAGTTCTGTGTCTGAAGGACTATCTAGCCTTGGTGGAGCAAAGCTACGGCACACATGATAATGACAAGTTTAATGATAATGACAATGATGACCCTTTCAAGAACGATGAGCTGAACTACATTCGCGATCCACAGGAAGTGCGCGATATTCTAAGCGCTGCGAGCCCAAAGATTGAAAGGGCTAGGATTTAA
- the SRB4 gene encoding Srb4p (similar to Saccharomyces cerevisiae SRB4 (YER022W); ancestral locus Anc_7.503), with the protein MSEGADDSREVNKAIEEGIQLALDPNLISLPLNGSTATSQPATATANSTDADSLKDANVNPGDADPSKGKPPNGKPLFKNPYEIFGQMPMQQLVPLLLQQRGPGFKFADLSEEGLINEIESSQDNSEQAANDNSTSDFTMIAEDDESLTDNANKPPIDEDSKLDLQQKEDASRAKFENEAEAMTQEQFVGIRKSMIEHVDLALNESSLALEFLSLLLSSVRESAATASMSPFLRKTAPVGSLNSDKVPLVPHTHEEKTNAEILSRGWKLRSLNESRLLLKEKYMLLNEIMTKEHLYWSNIARHISNKDVIFKMRDKNNRTRLLGIKYGYEDSGSNYRHDRGVAVLRNNPEQNKLELEPFSGADAGGSLNNERFVRVRIFTKIASEDDYILTGESSVSEVLFSADSGIDDLEDVKNQIKRLKAFAFEQELMYQLKKESSLLISYGVTIENENKVVMELPNEKFEMELVSLDDDSVVNHVQDAPKVNDKRATLTLVTLRLLLIAMFKKNLKQRLTSLGKASPKGAKDILLLRPLLGRLRHHNYKILLRKIVKDYILDVAENATMRETAVRSPSLIEQNELDFNVAKLSKEINAFSGLLNICKTKFEINLPDNGELRLVLESPNYCNAVVTVTYVNKAKDVSFDTNFSEFKEIEEFLHFIFIEYIKNKDGVKE; encoded by the coding sequence ATGTCTGAGGGTGCAGATGATTCCAGAGAAGTGAATaaagccattgaagaggGCATCCAGTTGGcattggatccaaatcTCATATCACTTCCTTTGAATGGGTCGACCGCGACTTCTCAACCAGCAACAGCCACGGCGAATTCAACGGATGCAGAtagtttgaaagatgcaAATGTAAATCCAGGCGATGCCGATCCTTCAAAAGGCAAGCCACCAAATGGCAAGCCTTTGTTTAAGAATCCATACGAAATTTTTGGGCAGATGCCAATGCAACAACTGGTGCCTCTGTTACTGCAACAGCGAGGACCTGGCTTCAAATTTGCAGATCTATCGGAGGAAGGGCtgatcaatgaaattgaatcGAGTCAAGATAATTCAGAGCAAGCGGCTAATGACAATTCCACAAGCGATTTCACAATGATTGCCGAGGATGACGAAAGTTTGACAGACAACGCAAATAAACCTCCTATTGACGAAGATTCGAAATTAGATCTCCAACAGAAGGAAGATGCTTCTCGAGCaaagtttgaaaatgaGGCGGAAGCAATGACCCAGGAACAGTTCGTGGGAATTCGTAAAAGCATGATAGAGCATGTTGACCTTGCCCTCAACGAATCATCATTAGCCCTAGAATTTTTGTCATTGCTGCTCTCTTCCGTCAGAGAGTCAGCTGCAACAGCTTCGATGTCACcatttttgagaaagacAGCTCCAGTGGGTTCATTGAATAGCGACAAGGTACCATTAGTACCGCACACGCACGAGGAAAAGACAAATGCTGAGATTCTAAGTAGAGGTTGGAAACTGAGAAGTTTAAATGAGTCCCGTTTGCTTCTAAAGGAAAAGTATATGCTCCTCAATGAGATAATGACAAAAGAACATCTTTATTGGAGCAATATCGCAAGGCACATAAGCAACAAAGACGTTATATTCAAAATGAGAGACAAGAACAATAGGACCCGTTTACTTGGAATTAAGTATGGTTATGAGGACTCTGGCTCCAATTACAGACATGACAGAGGAGTAGCTGTTCTAAGGAACAACCCCGAACAAAATAAATTGGAATTAGAGCCTTTTTCGGGAGCAGATGCTGGTGGGTCGCTTAATAATGAAAGATTCGTTCGAGTGCGAATATTCACCAAAATAGCTTCTGAAGATGATTACATCTTAACAGGAGAGAGTTCAGTGAGTGAAGTATTGTTCAGTGCCGACAGTGGAATAGACGATTTAGAGGATGTCAAAAACCAAATCAAGAGACTTAAGGCATTTGCGTTCGAGCAAGAGCTAATGTACCAGCTAAAGAAAGAAAGCTCACTGCTGATCTCATATGGTGTGACTATTGAAAACGAGAACAAAGTAGTCATGGAGTTACCTAATGAGAAGTTCGAAATGGAACTTGTTTcgcttgatgatgattcgGTGGTTAATCACGTTCAAGATGCACCAAAAGTCAATGACAAACGTGCCACATTGACGTTAGTTACACTAAGGTTGTTGCTCATTGCCATGTTCaagaaaaacttgaagcaAAGACTGACCTCTTTAGGCAAAGCATCCCCGAAAGGAGCTAAGGATATCCTACTGCTGCGACCTCTGCTAGGTAGGCTCAGACATCACAACTACAAGATATTACTAAGAAAAATAGTGAAGGATTACATTTTAGATGTAGCAGAGAACGCGACGATGAGGGAGACAGCTGTGCGTTCCCCAAGTTTGATTGAACAAAACGAGCTTGATTTCAATGTTGCCAAGCTATCCAAAGAAATCAACGCCTTCAGTGGACTGCTGAATATATGCAAaaccaaatttgaaatcaaccTGCCTGATAATGGAGAATTAAGACTGGTACTGGAGAGTCCCAATTATTGTAATGCGGTGGTAACCGTTACCTACGTCAATAAAGCGAAGGATGTATCTTTCGATACAAACTTTTCtgaattcaaagagattgaagaattcttgcacttcatcttcatagAATATATTAAAAACAAGGATGGTGTCAAAGAGTGA
- the RPS5 gene encoding 40S ribosomal protein uS7 (similar to Saccharomyces cerevisiae RPS5 (YJR123W); ancestral locus Anc_7.509), translating to MSDTEAPVEVQEEFEVVEEFTPVTLATPIPEEVQQAQREIKLFNKWSFEDVEVKDASLVDYVQVRQPIFVSHTAGRYANKRFRKAQCPIIERLTNSLMMNGRNNGKKLKAVRIVKHTLDIINVLTDQNPLQVVVDAITNTGPREDTTRVGGGGAARRQAVDVSPLRRVNQAIALLTIGAREAAFRNIKTIAETLAEELINAAKGSSTSYAIKKKDELERVAKSNR from the coding sequence ATGTCTGACACCGAAGCTCCagttgaagttcaagaagaattcgaagttgttgaagaattcacTCCTGTCACATTGGCTACCCCAATCCCAGAGGAAGTTCAACAGGCTCAAAGAGAgatcaaattgttcaacaaatggtCTTTCGAAGACGTTGAAGTTAAAGATGCTTCTTTGGTTGACTACGTTCAAGTCAGACAACCAATCTTTGTCTCTCACACCGCTGGTCGTTACGCCAACAAGAGATTCAGAAAGGCTCAATGTCctatcattgaaagattgaccaactctttgatgatgaacgGTAGAAACAACggtaagaaattgaaggcCGTCAGAATCGTCAAGCACACCTTAGATATCATCAATGTTTTGACCGATCAAAACCCATTGCAAGTTGTTGTCGATGCTATCACCAACACTGGTCCAAGAGAAGACACCACCAGAGtcggtggtggtggtgccGCTAGACGTCAAGCTGTTGATGTTTCTCCATTGAGAAGAGTTAACCAAGCCATTGCTTTGTTGACCATCGGTGCTAGAGAAGCCGCATTCAGAAACATCAAGACCATCGCTGAAACTTTGGccgaagaattgatcaacgCTGCTAAGGGTTCTTCCACTTCTTACgctatcaagaagaaggatgaattgGAACGTGTTGCCAAGTCTAACCGTTaa